GCTTTGGGTTCTATGGTAGGTGGCAACACACCAAGAGCTGTTAAGTCCTGGTGCATGAGAGCAATCATTCTCTCAGTAAGAGATTGAATGCTCTCGTTGTTAGCATGGGCTCTGGCAATAATTTTATCGTCAATATCGGTGATATTACGAACATAAGTGACGTGGTATCCCAGCTCCTTCAACCAACGGAAGAGCACATCAAAATTCACCAGCATTCTGGCATGACCCAAGTGACAGCGATCATAAACTGTCATCCCGCAGACGTACAGACGAACTTGGTTAGGTTCTATTGGAACAAAAATCTCTTTCTTTTTTGTTAATGAATTATGAAGGGTTAGCATAGTCATAGAGTTAAATTGAGCACGTATTCAAGCCATTGGAAATAAACACAATTAATTGATATAATTGAAGATTAAATTAAACCACAAAGTATATCACGATATGATACGAAGCCTCTCGGCTCTTCTGCTGTGCCTGGTGTCGTTTGTGCCACTTGCCACGCTGGCGGACAACCCAACTAACGGGACTGAGAGCGTCACGGTGAAAGCCAGTCCTACCCCCCCACAGGAAACAACAGCTATTGCTCCGCCCAACGGTTTCCCGGTGAATCCCTTGAAAACCCTACAGCCCCTGATGGCACAAAAGCACTACCTGGAGGCCATTAAAGAAGCGAATCGCTACCTTGGTATGGATTCACACAACGGTGAGGTTTTGTTTATTAAAGCTCAAGCATTGATGGCTCTTAATAGAAACGACGAGGCCATTGGCGTATTAGAAAATCTCACTGAGGTTGCCCCTGAAATGGCTACTCCCTACAATAATCTTGCGGTGCTGTATGCGCAAAAGGGGCGTTTGGATGACGCTAGAAAAATGCTTGAAATGGCCATCCAAATTCAACCCAACTATACAACCGCCCTAGAAAACTTAGGGGATGTTTATCTTGCTAAGGCTAAAAATGCCTACACTAAAGCCAGTAAGGAAAACCCTAAAAGTAAAAGTTTAAAAAAGAAGCTGTCCACCTTATCTAACTTGGAGTAATTATGGTTCGTCTTAAAACAAATCACGGTGATATTGTCATTGAACTTAATGCCGAAAAAGCCCCTAAAACAGTAGCTAATTTTTTAGCATATGTAGAATCCGGTTTTTATAACAACACTATTTTTCATCGTGTCATTGATGGCTTTATGATTCAAGGTGGCGGTTTTGAACCTGGCATGAAACAAAAACCAACGGGGGAGACCATTGAGAACGAAGCTCAAAATGGGTTAACCAATGATACTTACACCATAGCCATGGCACGGACTCCAAATCCGCATTCCGCCACAGCTCAATTTTTTATTAATGTGGCTAACAACAGTTTTCTTAATTTTCGTTCAGCCACTCCCGATGGTTTTGGTTACTGTGTTTTCGGACGCGTAAGCGAAGGACAATCTGTGGTTGACGCCATCAAGAAAGTGGCCACAGGTAAGAGTGCGGGTCACGCCGATGTTCCCAAAGAGGATGTTGTTATTCTTTCCGCAACCATTGAATAAAGGACTCTCGTGCAGCATAGCCTGTTCATTTCAGATCTTCATTTATCTGCTAAAACGCTTGCTCTGCGCAAGCGTTTTCTTCAGTTTCTAGAAGGCCCTGCCCGAGAAGCTGAATCGTTGTATATTTTAGGTGACCTGTTTGAAAGTTGGATTGGCGATGACGATATTGACTCTACCTATAATTTAAAAATTGTCATGGCTTTAAGAGCATTAACTGAATCAGGCACAGCACTGTTTGTGATGCATGGTAACCGAGATTTTTTATTGGGTCATGCCTTTGCCCAGCGCACTGGGGCCACGCTCATTAACGACCCGACCGATGTGATCCTCTATGGAGTGAGAACGATTCTCACTCATGGCGATGCCTTATGTACGGATGATGTGGATTATCAACAGTGGCGCAAGCAAGTACGCACTGCCCAATGGCAAAAACAAGTACTGGCCTTACCCATCGAAAAACGTCGCAAAATGGCATTAGAGGCTACCAGCATGAGTCGCGATGCTAAAAAAAGTAAAACTTTAGAGATCATGGATGTATCGGCTACAACGGTGATGGAACTGATTCGTAAAAATGATTACCCACGTATTATTCATGGCCATACTCATCGCCCTGCACGCCATGTATATCATATTGACGACCACACCTGTGAGCGTTGGGTGTTAACTGACTGGACAAATCAAAAAGCAGGATATCTTTATTGCGATCGTGAGGGCTGTAAAGCAGTCCCTTTCATATAAATCCATGGGTCACCGAGTTATGGAGTTCCCTCCTCTACCGAGCCTGGTGTAAACTCTTATTAGCGAGGTCTATTCAAATCTCTTGGTCTATTAGTGACATTCCGTTGTCACCTTGTACTGATACTCAATACTTTCACCTATCCTTGTAAGAATGAGCTTCACGTTGATGACAACAGCCAACACACCGGAATGTGATCGAATCGACGGGCTCCTGCCAAAAAACCCATTGCATAGACAACTTACATATTGTATTGATGTGAGTGTGGAGACGCCGCGCACAACAAGCATCGACACTATCCCTCCAAGCGCCTGTTCCTACTTCGTTGTTGAGCTTAAAGTAGGCTCAACAACAAAGCAGGACCATAGTCCAAGGGATTATTTTGATGCCGTCACTGAACGTGCATTCATCCCTTCTTCAACGGTTAATCCCAAGAGAGTGCACCACCTGTTTGATACTCAGTCACCCTAGTTTCAAAAAAGTTTTTCTCTTTTTTGAGATCAATCATTTCACTCATCCATGGAAAAGGATTGGTGGCTCCCGGAAACAGAGGATCAATACCGATCTGCTGTAGGCGACGGTTAGAAATAAAACGTAAATACTCTTTAAACATTTGCGCGTTGAGTCCTAAGACTCCTCTTGGCATGGTGTCTTCAGCATAACGATATTCAAGCTCTACAGCCTGTTGCATTAACTCTCTCACTTGATTTTTAAAAGCCTCAGTCCAGAGATGAGGATTTTCTAATTTAATTGTATTAATTAAATCCACCCCAAAATTACAATGCATAGACTCATCTCTCAAAATATATTGGTATTGCTCAGCAGCACCTTGCATCTTATTCTGTCGCCCTAGTGCCAAGATTTGCACAAACCCCACGTAGAAAAAGAGACCTTCCATCATGCAGGCAAAGACAATTAAAGATAATAAAAGATGTTGATCCGCTTCAGGAGTTCCTGTTTTAAAATCTGGATTGGTCAATGTTTCAATAAAAGGAATTAAAAACTGATCTTTTTCACGAATGCTCGACACTTCATGATAGGCATTAAAAATCTCAGATTCGTCCAACCCCAAACTCTCCACAATATATTGATAAGCGTGGGTATGGATTGCCTCTTCGAAGGCTTGTCTTAATAAATATTGACGGCATTCAGGTGCAGTAATGTGTCGATAGGTGCCAAGAACGATGTTGTTGGCAGCAAGAGAGTCAGCAGTCACAAAAAAACCCAAGTTACGTTTAACCACCAGCTTCTCATCCTCAGAAAGAAACCCGCTCTCCTTCCACTGTGCAATATCACGACTCATTGAAATTTCCTGTGGCATCCAATGATTGGCACAGCCAGCCAAGTACTTTTCCCAAGCCCAATGATACTTAAAAGGAACTAACTGATTGACGTCGGTTTGTCCGTTAATGGCTCTTTTCTCTGCAGCGGAAACCCGCCCATTGTGTTGCGATTGATTTGCGGGATTTAGGGGAGTGATATTTTGTGTTGCGCGCTCTCTCTCCAACGGGAAGACGGGCGTGGAGGGATGACTAAACTCTTGTGTAGGTGTTTCGTTTTCAAATGAAAGCATTCTTTAATAATCCTTAAAAATAATTATTGGTTATTGACAAGCTTCGCAGGTAGGATCGTCAATTAAACATTGTTTTACTTCCGTCTCCACGGGTTGAATTTTGACAGCATTTAGCTCTCCACCTTGACCGGTGGATTTTTCTGCCGCACTAGCACCGAGGGAGCGCAAATAGTAGGTAGTTTTAAGACCTCTTAACCAAGCCATAAAATATATATCATTTAACTTTTTTCCACTGGGCGTAGCAAAGTACAGGTTTAAAGACTGCGCCTGATCGATCCATTTCTGGCGTCTTGCGGCAGCTTCAATGAGCCATTGAGGATCCACCTCAAAGGCAGTGGCATACAACTCTTTTAACTGTTGAGGAATTCTCTCAATCTGACTTAAGGATCCATCATAATATTTAATATCGGCAATCATTGCCTCATCCCATAGACCGATGGCTTTTAAATCCTTCACTAAGGACTCATTAACAATAGTGAACTCACCGGATAAATTAGATTTCACATAGAGATTTTGATAATCCGGTTCAATACTTGCCGATACGCCTACAATATTGGAAATGGTGGCAGTGGGAGCAATGGCCACGCAATTAGAGTTGCGCATGCCATATTGCTTGATATTCTCACGTAATGCTTGCCAATCAAGACGTATGGTTCGATCCACCGCCAAATATCCTCCCCTCTCTTCCTCCAGCATGGCGAGAGTATCCAGCGGCAAAATACCACGGTCCCATAGGCTTCCTTTGAAGCTTGAATAGGCGCCTCTTTCACGGGCAAGCTCGGTGGAGGCTAGATAAGCGTAATAACAAACGTATTCCATCGTCACATCGGCTAACTCAACCGCTTGCTCTGAGGCATAGGGGATACGCATTGCATGGAGCATATCCTGAAAACCCATAATCCCTAAACCAACAGGGCGATGACGGACATTAGAGTTACGTGCCTTAGCCACCGCGTAAAAATTAATGTCAATCACGTTATCCAGCATACGCATGGCCGTTTTGATGGTGTGACGTAATTTTTCATCATCTATCACAAAAGAGCCATTCACTTCCTTAATATGCTTGAATAAATTCACTGAACCCAAATTACACACCGCTGTTTCAGTGTCAGAGGTATTAAGGGTAATTTCTGTGCATAAATTAGAACTGTGCACCACCCCGACATGTTGCTGAGGAGAGCGAATATTGCAAGGATCTTTGAATGTAATCCAAGGATGCCCAGTTTCAAACAACATGGATAAAATTCTTCGCCAAAGTTGTAGAGCGGATACTTTTTTAAATAAAGTAATCTCACCATGGTCAGCTTTACTCTCATAACGCAAGTAAGCCTCTTCAAATGCTTTACCGTATTTATCATGCAAATCTGGCACATCAGAGGGCGAAAACAGTGTCCAATCTTGATTCTTATCGACTCGTTTCATAAACAGATCTGGAATCCAGTTGGCAGTATTCATATCGTGGGTGCGACGTCGATCATCACCGGTGTTTTTACGTAAATCAAGAAACTCCTCAATATCTAGATGCCAAGTTTCAAGATAGCCGCACACAGCGCCTTTTCTTTTACCGCCTTGATTCACAGCCACTGCCGTGTCATTCACCACCTTCAAAAAGGGAATCACACCTTGGCTTTTGCCATTAGTCCCCTTAATTCTTGAGGAGAGTGCACGAACCGGTGTCCAGTCGTTACCCAACCCTCCGGCATACTTTTGCAGTAACGCGTTTTCTTTAATGTTCTCAAAAATACTGTTCAAATCATCCCCGACGGTGGTGAGATAACAGGAGGACAATTGTGAGTGTTTTGTTCCACTATTAAATAACGTTGGTGTGGAACTCATAAAATCAAAGGAGGACAATAGCAGATAAAACTCAATAGCTTTTTCCTCTCTATTGATCTCTTGCAACGCAAGACCCATGGCCACACGCATAAAGAAGATTTGTGGTAACTCAATTCTTTCTTCATTAATATGTAAGAAATAACGGTCATATAAAGTTTGTAAACCCAGATAACCAAACTGTAAATCTCTTTGTGGATCTAGTACCTGGGACAGTTTTTCCAGATCATACTCAGCCAATTGATGATCCAATAAACCTGCCTCAATCCCTTTTTTAATGTATTGACTAAAATACTGGCGAGTCGCCACTACAACTTCTTCAGCAGTGAGGGTTTGCCCTAATATTTCTCGCTGAATTTGTTTTAAAAGTAAACGCGCAGTCACAAAATTATATTGGGGTTCGCGTTCAATTAAGCTTCGTGCCGCCATCACCAAGGCTTTCTCAAGTTCCACAAAAGAAATGCCATCATATAAGTCTCTCACTGCTTGATGTGTGATCACTTCAGGATTCACATCTTGCAGCCCTACGCAGGCCTCACTCACTAATTGATTAAGCCAATGTAAATCAAGATTAGTGAAGCTTTCACCATCTTTAATTCGAATAGGTATAGCAGGAGGATGTTGGGTTTTCGCTCTCTCTTGTGCACGTTTTTCGCGATAGAGCACATAGGCCCTTGCCACATCATGCTCACCTGATCTCATTAACGCCAATTCAACCTGATCTTGAATGGTTTCGATGTGAACTGTGCCACCTAAAGGCTGACGTCTTAACAGGGTAGAGATAACCTGTGCTGTTAAATGTTTACATTGCTCCCTGACGGAACTGGACACTTGAGCTGATTCGCCATGAACGGCAATAAACGCTTTGTGAACGGCCACTGAGATTTTATCCGTCTGAAAATTAACCACCTCTCCCGAGCGTCTAACTACTTGATAAAGTTGAGCTGCGTGCTGAAGAGTATTATCCTGAGAAAAAGTTGAATCCATATAGCCTTCCTAAGAGGGCAGTGGTGTCATTGGTTTTGCGTACGCAAATAAAGAAATAAACATAACTTTATTCAACCAGAGGACACCCCGCCTCATTCATGTTGTTTAAGAAATATCACGGCAGGTCTCCTGGCTCTTGGTTTAACATGCTTGGTTTAGCTTACCGCATCTTATTCAGTGATAGATAACACAACCTAGCGTTACCAATTACAGTTGCGGGGGCAGCTTAGGTGTTACACCTGATTCCCTTTTTATTGCAAGAGATAGTCTTACAAACCGTAAGGTCATTAAACACAATATTGAGGGGTATTGTCAAGATAAAACACAATATATTGTGTTTTATTTCAGAAATATGAAATATCAGGATTTTCCGTAAATTGATTGATGTAAGATTAATGGTGGATTGAATCTCGCTTCTTGTGTGCTATAGAACGGATAGCGCTAATCCAAACCTCGACTGAGATCTGTTTTAATATCATTTAAGGACTCCAATCCCACGGATACTCGAATTAACCCGTCCGTGATCCCCGCCTTAACTCTTGACTCTTCACTGATACGACCATGGGTGGTGGTAGCAGGATGAGTGATGGTGGTTTTAGTGTCTCCAAGATTACCGGTTATGGAGATCAATTGGGTAGAATCAATTACCCGCCATGCTTTCTCTTGCCCCCCTTTCACCTCAAAACTCACCACTGCGCCACCATGGGTTTGTTGGCGTTGAGCGAGTTCAAACTGAGGGTGAGAGACGAGCCCTGGATGATGGACGCGTATCACATTGGGATGCTCTGACAACCATTGCGCCAGAGAAAGAGCTGCTTGGGATTGGGCCTCAACGCGAAGCTTTAAGGTTTCTAACCCCTTGAGTAAAATCCATGCATTAAATGCGCTCAGACTAGGGCCTGCCGTGCGCAAAAACGAATAAATCCCCTCTTTTAAGAGAGCCTTAGAACCGACAATAGCCCCGCCTAATACGCGGCCTTGTCCATCGATATATTTTGTTGCCGAATGGATAACAATATCAGCACCCAGAGACAAAGGTTGCTGCAATATGGGCGTACAAAAACAGTTATCTACCACCAAATAAACTTGAGCGTTTTTACTCACCTCGGCTAAGGCTTGGATATCCACGAGCTCCATGGTAGGGTTTGATGGCGTTTCAAGATAAAACAATTTAGTGTTACTTTGAATGGCCCTCTTCCACCCATCAATATCTGACAGAGGAACAAAGGTCGACTCAATTCCAAAGCGCGATAGAATGTTAGTGAACAATTGCACCGCCGCACCAAAAATACTTTGCGAGACCACAATGTGGTCTCCCGCTTTTAATAATCCCATCATGGTGGTTAAAATAGCCGCCATACCGCTCGCTGTGGCAATGGCGTACTCTCCCCCTTCCATGACTGCCAAGCGTTCTTGAAAAGCATTGACCGTGGGGTTAGTGAAGCGTGAATAAATATAGCCAGGTTCCTTATTCTGGAAACGGTCCGCCGCCTGCTGAGCGTTATCAAAAACATAACTTGAGGTTAAAAATAATGCTTCAGCATGCTCATTAAACTCAGTTCGATGAATGCCCGAACGAATGGCTAAAGTATCTAAATCATAGGGTTGGGTCATAGTCTGTTAAATGGTCTCAGCGTGAGTTAGATTTAAATCTAGCTGGTTAACTTTTTGCTGGGCATGGGTCTCGCCATCTTTGCGTGCAAATTCAATCTTAGCCAAGTATTCAGCAGTAATATCATCGGTAATATAACAGCCATCAAAACACGAACAATCAAAGCGTTCAATATTTTTTGCCTGAGACTTAACATCTCTGATTAAATCACTTAAGTCCTGATAAAACACCCTATCGGCCCCAATCTCAGCGGCAATCTCACTATCATTGCGACCCGTTGCGAGGAGCTCAGCGCGGCTTGGCATATCAATACCATATACATTAGGAAAACGTACGGGAGGAGCTGCTGAAGCAAAATAAACATGACGCGCACCGCAGTCTCTTGCCATTTGGACAATCTCACGACTCGTGGTACCCCTGACAATTGAGTCATCCACCAAGAGCACATTTTTTCCCTCAAACTCCATACCAATGGCGTTCAATTTTTGTCTCACTGATTTTTTTCTTTCAGCCTGCCCTGGCATAATAAAGGTACGGCCAATATAGCGGTTCTTAATAAATCCCTCACGGTAGGGGACATTGAGCTTCTGGGCTAACTGAAGTGCGCTAGGCCGGCTGGTATCAGGGATGGGAATCACTACATCTATGTGAAGATCAGGCGCAATGTGCTGAATTTTCTCGCCCAAACTCTCTCCCATTTTTAAACGTGTCTCATAAACCGACACCCCATCAATCACAGAATCTGGTCTTGCCAAATAAACGTACTCAAAAATACAAGGAGACTTAACCGGAGTCAAGGCACATTGTTGATGATGCAATTGTCCATTTTCATCAATAAAAATTGCTTCACCAGGTTCCACATCGCGCAACATTTTAAAGCCCAAGGCATCTAGCGCCACGCTCTCTGAGGCGAGGATATACTCAGGTCCATTTACGCTCATGTGTGTACCAATAACCAGGGGGCGAATCCCATAGGGATCCCGAAAAGCCAACAAACCATGGCCGGCAATCAACGCCACCGCCGCATAAGCACCACGACAACGTCGATGCACTCCTGCTACAGCATTAAATATATCCGCCTGGGTTAAACGACTGCTTACTGTAACGCCGTCCAATTCATGAGCTAATACATTGAGTAGCACTTCCGAGTCTGAATTGGTATTGACATGACGTCGATCTTGCGCAAATAAATCCTCTTTTAACTCATCCGCATTGGTTAGATTGCCATTATGACCCAACACAATACCGAAGGGAGAGTTCACATAAAAAGGTTGGGCTTCAGCTGAGGATTTGGCAGACCCTGCAGTGGGGTAGCGGCAATGCCCAATGCCAATATTACCAGTCAAGCTTCTCATGTCCCGGGTACGAAAGACATCGCGCACCAAACCAAGACCTTTATGCATATGGAAAGTACTGCCATCGGCGGTAGCAATCCCTGCCGCATCTTGACCACGATGCTGCAGAAGTTGCAAACCATCGTAGAGCAACTGATTAACTGGGGTTTTCGCGACAATACCAACTATTCCACACATACTACATGACACTCCGGAGACAAATTCATGAGAAGTATTATTCTACTCCACTCAGAGGATTTACGTTCTAAAAATGAAAAAACTGGGCCACCTCTTGAGGCAGATAAGGTTTCAAATAATACACACCCCACAACCCTGCTTTAACACTTGGTGAGCGTTGCCAATCCGCTTGTTGCGGCAACAACGTAAAGCTGGCTAGTATCAATAACACCATAAACAGAAAATAGCCGCGTAATAGCCCGAAACTGGCTCCCAGCAATCGGTTAAGGGAACTCAAACCCGTTTTCTCTACCGCAACATTGAGCACAGAGGATAGAATGGCCGCGAGGACCAATACCACAATGAAGATCGCCAGATAGGCTGACACAAGACGTAAACTGGGGTTAACTATCCATCCTGCCAAATAAAGTGAGAGCATAGGACTCAACCATTTGGCCGCTACAAAGGCGCATGCCCAACCAGCTATTCCCATCACTTCCTTAACCACTCCACGAAACAAACCGAAGATTGTAGATAAGCCAATTAAAGCCATAGCAATATAATCAATCCAATTCCAATGCTCGACACTCATTAATGCAACTCCTTAATTAAAGAGGGAAATCCAGCCTCTAATAATTGTTTTTTTGTTCTATGAATTTTGTCGTTGGAGGAAAACGGCCCCACATAAACACGGTAGCGCACCTTATGATTGAGAGTCACCTTATCTATTTTGGCACGACCTCCATGCCCCTTGAGCTCTTTAATCAAATTTTTAGCACGATTCTCCTCCGAGAACAGACCCAACTGAAGGATTTTATGCGTGCCATTCACCACCGGCTGTACTGAAGATCGCAATGAACTGCTCTTCAGCACTGACGAAGACCCAGACTCCTTAAGCGCCTGTGGTTGTTTGGGTTGTTCTGGGAGTAATGGCGTGTCAGCTGAATCCTTTACTATTTTCTTTTCTGCTGCAGTAGTGTTTTTTTGCACCAAAGGAGCTGAGGCTTGCGTGATTGACGCCACCTGATTAGGCATAGCCGCGCCTTGGGAGCTGGGCGAAGCTATTACAGAGCCTTCCGTTGACACAGAGGAAAGCGATGACGGGAGGGATGGTGGCAACAGAGATGGATGATTTATATTCATCGGGGTCACCCTAGTAGAGGCAGGTGTTACCCTATCTAAAGATGACACCGCGAGGGATTGTTCATGGGTGTTAACCAGGGGCGATGGTGCTGTGGAAGGGGCCCCATGAATAGGCGAATGAGAAGGCATTGCAGCGCCCAAGTCTGGGCTAAGTTTGGGCGTCTTGGAGTGATTTAACAACATGGGTAAGAGAACAACAACAAAGGCCATAATGAGCGCTGCACCGATGGCTCTGCGCCGCGCACTGACTCGATACAAATCTAGCTTCTCCCACTCTTGCGGTTTAGCCATAATTTAAACTCTACTCAGGCTGAGTCACGTTTGTTAACTGTCTTAAAATATTTGCAATCCGAGGCCGCAAGTCACGGCGATCAACAATCATGTCAATAGCACCCTTCTCTAAAAGGAACTCCGAACGCTGAAACCCCTCAGGTAGTTTTTCACGCACTGTTTGCTCAATCACCCGCGGTCCTGCAAAACCAATTAATGCATTAGGTTCAGCCATAACCACATCGCCGATCATAGCAAAACTTGCCGATACCCCACCCATGGTAGGATCCGTGAGGACAGAAATAAAGGGCAGTTTATGCTCTGCCAAATGGGTCAAAGCCGCACAGGTTTTTGCCATCTGCATTAAAGACAAGAGACCCTCTTGCATCCTTGCCCCGCCACTCGCTAAAAAACAAACAAAAGGCAGCCGTTGATCTATCGCAGCCTCTACCGCCCGGACAAAACGCTCCCCCACCACAGAACCCATTGAGCCACCCATAAATCCAAACTCAAAAGCTGCTGCGATAACAGGAAGTTCCTCAAGAACCCCTTGCATGACGACTAAAGCATCCGTTTCACCGGTGGCTTGTTTCGCTTCTTCAATACGTTCAGGGTAGCGTCGCGTATCCTTGAACTTCAGTGAATCAATAGGGGTGACTTCAAAACCAATTTCAAAACGCTCCCCTTGGTCTAAAAATAAGTCTAAGCGGGTTCTCGCATTAATTCGT
This sequence is a window from Ferrovum sp. JA12. Protein-coding genes within it:
- the accD gene encoding acetyl-CoA carboxylase, carboxyltransferase subunit beta; its protein translation is MSWFKKLLPPRIKRDKHNIKGSVPEGLWVKCGSCEAVLYRSDLESNLHVCPKCSHHIRINARTRLDLFLDQGERFEIGFEVTPIDSLKFKDTRRYPERIEEAKQATGETDALVVMQGVLEELPVIAAAFEFGFMGGSMGSVVGERFVRAVEAAIDQRLPFVCFLASGGARMQEGLLSLMQMAKTCAALTHLAEHKLPFISVLTDPTMGGVSASFAMIGDVVMAEPNALIGFAGPRVIEQTVREKLPEGFQRSEFLLEKGAIDMIVDRRDLRPRIANILRQLTNVTQPE